From a single Armatimonadota bacterium genomic region:
- a CDS encoding DUF192 domain-containing protein, translating to MVSVLGAALLALLTGCGSIVTTNHQQAPFTKEGELSFFRQGTAEKIAQIDIEIADTPAERTQGLMGRRSLPADVGMLFIFDTAAVVAFWMKDTFIPLDMIFVNDLKAIVHIERNTIPLSEALISSRQPARYVIEVNAGYCDLHGVSVGDHMDFARGGG from the coding sequence ACGGGCTGTGGTTCGATCGTCACCACGAACCACCAGCAGGCGCCGTTCACGAAAGAGGGCGAGTTGTCCTTCTTCCGGCAAGGCACCGCGGAGAAGATCGCGCAGATTGACATTGAGATAGCGGACACACCAGCGGAGCGCACACAAGGTCTGATGGGCCGACGTTCTCTGCCGGCCGACGTCGGCATGCTGTTCATCTTCGACACCGCCGCAGTTGTGGCATTTTGGATGAAGGACACCTTCATCCCGCTGGATATGATCTTTGTGAATGATCTCAAAGCGATCGTGCACATCGAGCGGAACACGATCCCCCTTTCGGAGGCGCTGATCAGCTCACGGCAGCCTGCGCGGTACGTGATCGAAGTGAATGCGGGTTATTGCGACCTGCACGGCGTCAGCGTCGGCGATCACATGGACTTCGCGCGCGGCGGCGGCTGA